The following DNA comes from Helicobacter kayseriensis.
GGAGGGTTTATGATCTAGGGAGTTCAACGGGGAATGTTTTGTTTGCTTTATCTCATCTTGCTCCAAAGGCAGAGTGTGTTGGACTAGATAGTTCAAGTGCAATGATTGAGCGATCAAATTTAAAAGCTCAGGCATATGGAGGAAATATTAGATTTGAGGAGGTAGATTTCCTGACATATGATTTCCAAGCTTCTCAAGTGGTGATAGCAAATTATACGATGCAGTTTGTTCGCCCACTTCAAAGAGAGGCAATGATTCAAAAAATCGCTCATTCTCTTGAGAGTGGAGGAGTGTTTTTGATGGGAGAAAAGATGATTAGCTCAGATAAGAGCTTGGATCGAGCGATGATTGAGCACTACTATTCTTATAAAAGCTCTCAAGGATATTCAGAGCTTGAGATTGCCCAAAAGAGAGAGGCTCTTGAAAATGTGCTTGTCCCCTATACAATGGATGAGAATCTAACTATGCTTAAAAATTCTGGGTTTCTGCATATTGAGGTTTTGTTTAAATGGGTTAATTTTGCTTTATTGATCGCAAAGAAAGGATAAGAGTTGTGGAAGTGGAGAAAATTTTAGAAAGTTTAATTTCTTTTCCAACGGTTACGCCAAATGAATGCGGAATCTATCAGTGGATTATGGATTTTGTGGGGGATGGGTTTGTGTGGGAGAGGTTAGATTGCGGTGAAGTGAAAAATCTCTTTGGATATAGAGATTTTGCTCCTAGAAAAAAGAATAAAAAATTTCATTTATGTTTTGCAGGCCATATTGATGTTGTGCCTGCCGGTGAAGGGTGGGAGAGCGATCCTTTTGTCCCTGTGATCAAGGATGGCTATATTTTTGGAAGAGGAGCCCAAGATATGAAGGGGGGGATCGCTTCTTTTTTGGGCGCAATTCAAGAATTTGAGGGAGAAGAATGTGATTTGATTGTGTCAATTTTATTGACAAGTGATGAGGAGGGAAAAGCATTGGATGGGACAAAGTTTGTGCTTGAAGAGCTGAGAAAGAGAGATTTTTTACCCAACTTTGCTCTTGTTGCAGAACCAACAAGTCATTTAAAAGTTGCAGATACGATCAAAATAGGGCGTCGTGGCTCTATTAATGGGGTGATTGAGATAGAAGGAGTGCAAGGGCATGTTGCATATCCTCAAAAATGCGTCAATCCTGTAGAGCTTGTGGGAGAAAGGCTGGGAAAGATTGCAGGGATTGATTTGGATGGAGGAGATGATTTTTTTGAGCCAAGCAAGATAGTTGTTACAGATATTCGAGGTGGGATAGAGACATGTAATGTAACACCTAGCAGACTTAAAATAATGTTTAATGTCCGCAATTCCACTTTGAGCAATGAGGATACATTGAGACAGTATCTCCAAGAGGTTTTGAAGGGGTTGCCTTATCATCTTACTTTGCAGGTTAGTTCTCATCCTTTTGTCACCCAAAGCTCTTTGTTTGATGTGCTAAGTCAAAGCATTGAAAAGATCACGGGTTATGTTCCAAATGCAAGCACAACTGGAGGGACAAGTGATGCGCGCTATTTTGCTGCATTTGGGGTGGAGGTTTTGGAACTAGGGGGATTAAATGATAGAATCCACGCAAAAAATGAATGCACGAGCATTAAGGACTTGGAGATTTTGAAAGAAATCTTTTTAGATTTTTTATCTCAACAAGGAGGTCATTGATGAAAGAAGCTAAAATTGATATCACGCGATTGGTTTGTAATGATCCTGTTATGAAGGTCAAATCTGTTTTGGAGCAAATCAAAGAAAAAAATATTGTTGTGAGTAAGATTGCAATCTTTGGAGATTATGCCTTAGAAGATGTTGAAAATTTTCTTATCAATAATGGATATATCATTGAAACAGTGGGAGATGAAAATCGTTTTAGCATTACTCTTAAGGGAAAAGAAGAAATAGAGGTTCTTGAATTTTTGGAGGAAAAAGTCATTAGCCTAGAAGACAAGATCCTTTTTCTCAAGGATGATAGAGTGGGAGATAATGAGTTTGGAAAACGCCTCTTGGATCGTTTGTTTGTTGCTTTGGCTGAGGGGAGCGTCTTCCCTAAGGAAATTTTGCTTCTTAATCGAGCTGTTTTGCTTTGTGCAGATTCTAGTCGAGAAACAATGGAGGAGTTGCAATACATGCAACGCAAGGGGGTGAAGATACTAGCATGCAAAACTTGTCTAGAACACTATGGGGTTTTAAATCGTATGAGTGTAGGTGAAATATCTTCAGCTTCAGTCATAATGCAAAAAATGATGAGTTCATCAGGAGTGATTT
Coding sequences within:
- the cmoA gene encoding carboxy-S-adenosyl-L-methionine synthase CmoA, whose translation is MRDSLFVQKPTKQFEFDESVASVFDDMLARSIPFYQEQVKLIAHFASLSLQNGGRVYDLGSSTGNVLFALSHLAPKAECVGLDSSSAMIERSNLKAQAYGGNIRFEEVDFLTYDFQASQVVIANYTMQFVRPLQREAMIQKIAHSLESGGVFLMGEKMISSDKSLDRAMIEHYYSYKSSQGYSELEIAQKREALENVLVPYTMDENLTMLKNSGFLHIEVLFKWVNFALLIAKKG
- the dapE gene encoding succinyl-diaminopimelate desuccinylase, which produces MEVEKILESLISFPTVTPNECGIYQWIMDFVGDGFVWERLDCGEVKNLFGYRDFAPRKKNKKFHLCFAGHIDVVPAGEGWESDPFVPVIKDGYIFGRGAQDMKGGIASFLGAIQEFEGEECDLIVSILLTSDEEGKALDGTKFVLEELRKRDFLPNFALVAEPTSHLKVADTIKIGRRGSINGVIEIEGVQGHVAYPQKCVNPVELVGERLGKIAGIDLDGGDDFFEPSKIVVTDIRGGIETCNVTPSRLKIMFNVRNSTLSNEDTLRQYLQEVLKGLPYHLTLQVSSHPFVTQSSLFDVLSQSIEKITGYVPNASTTGGTSDARYFAAFGVEVLELGGLNDRIHAKNECTSIKDLEILKEIFLDFLSQQGGH
- the yedF gene encoding sulfurtransferase-like selenium metabolism protein YedF, yielding MKEAKIDITRLVCNDPVMKVKSVLEQIKEKNIVVSKIAIFGDYALEDVENFLINNGYIIETVGDENRFSITLKGKEEIEVLEFLEEKVISLEDKILFLKDDRVGDNEFGKRLLDRLFVALAEGSVFPKEILLLNRAVLLCADSSRETMEELQYMQRKGVKILACKTCLEHYGVLNRMSVGEISSASVIMQKMMSSSGVICL